Proteins encoded in a region of the Scyliorhinus torazame isolate Kashiwa2021f chromosome 1, sScyTor2.1, whole genome shotgun sequence genome:
- the LOC140395055 gene encoding LOW QUALITY PROTEIN: kinetochore protein spc24-like (The sequence of the model RefSeq protein was modified relative to this genomic sequence to represent the inferred CDS: deleted 1 base in 1 codon), with translation MEAQLKALTDEMLIILSGCHGEVLLQKAMADKAETLSRYLEYETSARQMLAEIQQSREKVALKVIEVEEEQNKKFLEVQKIKEEWENLQQQNSEKEPELKLLQKELEELERTEKQISKMEEEVTEDTTVVIPSSKYLAHIYHKVTKIIWDYDSDPSLVKGGILSFVNLREAVKARCGTTDVWNNRNG, from the exons ATGGAGGCGCAACTGAAGGCGCTGACCGATGAAATGTTGATCATCCTGTCCGGCTGCCacggcgaggttttgctgcagaagGCCATGGCGGATAAAGCAGAGACCTTGAGCAGGTACCTGGAATATGAAACATCGGCGAGGCAGATGCTGGCAGAGATACAGCAGTCACGAGAAAAAGTGGCACTGAAAGTTATAGAAGTTGAAGAAGAACAAAAT AAAAAATTTCTGGAGGTGCAGAAGATTAAGGAAGAGTGGGAAAACCTTCAACAACAGAATTCTGAGAAAGAACCAGAACTCAAGTTGTTACAGAAAGAGCTGGAAGAGCTTGAAAGGACTGAAAAACAAATTTCCAAAATGGAAGAAGAGGTAACTGAAGATACAACAGTGGTTATTCCTTCTTCTAAGTACTTGGCTCATATCTACCACAAGGTAACTAAGATCATTTGGGACTATGACAGTGACCCTTCTCTTGTGAAAGGCGGTATCCTTTCATTTGTGAATTTGAGAGAAGCAGTGAAAGCCAGATGTGGGACCACTGATGTTTGGAATAATAGAAATGGGTGA